Within Dermacentor variabilis isolate Ectoservices chromosome 8, ASM5094787v1, whole genome shotgun sequence, the genomic segment GCAAGTACAGAAGTTCGTCCCTGGGCTACCAAAACATACACGCCTTTTTTCGACTAGAGCGCTCCCATTTGTAGCGGTGGCCATCACAAGCTTTTTGATCTGAAGAACAATTGTAGCTTTATGAATGCGCTTCTTTCGTAAAATTTTTTCGCGCAAAAATTTCTTCATGAGTTTGCTTAGTGAATTCTGCCCCAATTGCTTGAAATATAGTCGCACTTCGCATCCCTAAGGCGCAACGCCACCTGCTTTTTCGCGGGAACAGTGGATCAGCAAAACGCATATTTTGAATAGGCTACTGGTGAGTAAATGTTAAGCAATAATTCGGCAATGACCTTGATACCTGGCGAGAAATTGCTCATCCTTTGAGTGTCCGGAGCCAAATCGAAGACTTTCCGGCTAAGTGGGAAAATGGCTGGCTCTGGTTTGCCCTCGTTCGCTGATCACATGCGCCTGACCGCCCAGAGCGTGGCAACGTTAACGGTAATCACAAACCGGACTCGACTTTTAGTCCCCAAGAGGGGTCTGTCATTAGGCATTGCTTCTATTTATTGTAGCTTGGCTACCGCGATTGCCGGTCCCGTGTTCTTTACGCATTGCTCAAGTGCTCGAAGTGTTGCGTGATTGCGGGTCAAGGGGATGGAATGTCGGTGAGGAAAATTGCAGCTCTACAATGCGCGAGGGCTTGTGCTCTAAAAAAggagtgaatgaaaaaaaaattacagcagaCTGAGTTGCAGGGACAGGATGAAGAGAAATATCGGATGCGAATCCGAGTGGTTGTGTAGACAGTTGCAATATAAACTTTTAGCACTGTAAGCTATTTTGGCTAGTCTATTGGGAAAAGTACTTGCTGAACTTGACGCTTGTTTGTTGCTTCATAGGCTTGGCAGAATTGCAAAATTTtagcaaatatgaaaaaaagaagcactgagTATAAAACGGCGGACTTCACATATATTTGTGATGCTTGCCCCCCGACAGTGGTTTCAAAGTAATCAGAAATATTATTGCTAAAGTTAGCGCTTTCAAATATCTGACCCATGGCGAAGAACTACTCGTGTCATGGTAAGCAGATGAACTTTTAAAAAGTCTTAAAAACAAAGCACCAAGACAACAGTAATTTGAGTTCTTGTCATTTTTTATGTATTCTCTTTGGCGACGTACTAACGCATTCTTATTCGCGCGACATATTTTTCTCCTAAGTCACGATGTAATTCCACGCTCATGGTATGGCAGTAATAATCAGTTATTGGCAGCCGTTATTAGTTTTGCCACTTCAGTCATATGAAGTTTGTCGCTACAATTACTTCAGTATTCAGAATTATTTATGCATAGCCAACGCAATCTATTAAACGTTCCTATGCACTTGATACTGTAAATATCTACATTATAATGAAGTGTAATACGATTCGCCATTAAGCATCACTTGCCAATTTGAATTTAGATGATCGGACTTGACTTTATACATTGTTGTTAATAATATCTGAATGAAAGTAACAGAACAATGTTCCCCACACTATAGCGCAAGTCACAATGTTTTTTGAATTATTTCGAACTTTGAGATTGGACTAGTAAAATAAGACGGCAACAGCTGACGTAAAGAAAACACTACTAATGAAAAAATTTGCAGCCTTCAGTCAAAAAAGCgccaaatgtgaaatttattTTTAACTATTCTCCAAAAATATATTTTAGCTTAAGAAAAGTTAAGCAAGAAATAACACATCATGGTGACCACAAACTTTAAATGCTATAGTCACCTGCCGTCGGAAGCGACTCGGTAAGCCAGAAAGGCTCCAAAACAAGAGGCGGGTGGTATTATCGCCTGGAATTTATCCCACCCGATCTATATTTAATTTATTTTGGCACCTTTCATTCGTGCctaattatttttttacaaataaagatGATCGGCTTTCTGCTCTAAAAGACCGAAAGGCCGAACTTTTACAACGACACAGCAGCCCAAATACCCGAAAACACATGGACGCCCTTGATGACACACTGACGTATGGGTGTAAAGATTTCGGCGCCCAATAAAAAACTGTAGAAAGTAAAACAGTGGACTTGCATTTACTTTTTACAGTCACATTACAGCGAATTTAGCGAAGATAGAAGTAGAAAGAACGCTTCATCAATATAGGCTGATTCAGTGTTTGTCATCAGAATTCCTTCGAGTTCAGGGTGGAAGTACAATAGGTTGAACATATTCTTCTTACGTGGAGGAAGCGTCCgattacgtttttctttttttcacatatcGCAGACTTTTTTTGCCATACTAATATTATAGAATAACATAGGGGAAGATAAAACATGGCAAATTGCACTAGTAGTACGCATGTTCTTGCATAGAATTTCAGATTTGCAATGCTTGCACACAATTTTTGTCTAATCACTTAGACAGCAGAACATTACGCGAATTCTACACTGAGTCACAACCAATTTGGTCACGCTCTCCTATCgatggcatgttttttttttttagttttggaTAAGATTGTCTGGCAAGCCACAGATATAGCAGATCACTAGATAGATTGTATCGTGACGGAGGTAATTTCACAAAGAAAATCTTTTCTATTTCTGTTTCAGCCTATACCAGTGCTTGGGATAGGAGGCAGCTCCACTTCTAGCTCTTCGGCATCTGAAGATGACGAATCCAAAGGAGTCCTTTCCAATGTGTTGGACGTTGTTACCGACCCATTGTCAATACTGAAGCCACACACAGATTCTGACAGCGATAAGCCAACTGGTCTTGTTTCGAGTGTGCTGGATGCGGTTGCGAATCCTTTGGACATACTTACAGACCCATTGTCAATACTGAAGCCCCAGGGAGATTCTGACAGCGATAAGCCAACTGGTCTTGTTTCGAGTGTGCTGGATGCGGTTACGAATCCTTTGGACATGCTTACAGACCCATTGTCAATACTGAAGCCCCAGGGAGGTTCTGACAGCGATAAGCCAGCTGGTCTTGTTTCGAGTGTGCTGGATGCGGTTACGAATCCTTTGGACATGCTTACAGACCCATTGTCTATACTGAAGCCCCAGGGAGGTTCTGACAGCGATAAGCCAGCTGGTCTTGTTTCGAGTGTGCTGGATGCGGTTACGAATCCTTTGCAAGGCTTGGGCTCACAAGAGGACGATTCCTCGGCTGACAAGCCTAAAGGGCTCGTATCATCTGTGCTCGACGTTGTTACTAATCCTCTGTCAGCGCTAGACATCCAACATCACGAAGACTCTGCCGGAGATAACGAAAAACCCAAGGGATTAATATCGACCGCCTTGGATGCTCTCACACCGAGTAATCAACAGGATGACGATTCCAACGACAGTGAGAAGCCAAAGGGCCTAATTTCCGGGATGTTGGATGCTATTACTAGTCCTGTCTTGGATTTGGGCTCTCAAACAAAAGACGATTCGGGATCTCCGGAAGACAGCGACAAGCCCCAAGGCCTGCTTTCCAGTGTGTTGGGAATTGGTTCAAAGCATGACGACGACTCGAAGTCGCAGGATACGCCAGAATCAACTTCAAAGGATAAACAGCCGCACGGACTTCTTTCCAACGTATTTGGAATTGTGGGTCGCTAGTCCTTACTATGCTGATTGGCAAACCAATGAAAGCGTTTTTCGTTTCTTCAGACAGGCGGATGGGCTAACCAATCTAAACAGATTATTAAAATGTATTCGCGCCTTGATCTTCGCGCAACGATTTGAGAAACGATATCAGTAATGTGCAGGTAAATACATCTAGACACCTAGAGAAATGTTCACGTGTGGTtgcctattttttttcttcgctcgcATTAAATTAATGATTTGTTGTCGTTCGTTCCCTCGGGCGCAGAAAACGCGCATACGTAGTTATAAATTTTTTATTCAGCAATTTTATTGCTAATACTGCGATCTCTAAAGAAGACAGACGTAAACCATCCATCCTATTCAGGAGTAACGCACAGAACATTTTATCCGTCGCATATTTATGAAGTTGTTGTAGAAAAATGTCCTTATAAGTTTTGTTTTATGGCGTTCCCTCCATTACCTCTTTTAAGTTCTGCAGGAAAACGTGATCGCCACTTTGTTTTCGTGCTTAAGTGAATATGAAAACGAGAATACAATGTTCTCTTAAAGACACAAAACGGCTATGCCTAAGGCTTGCTTAATGAGCCACAAGAAGGTTAATGATATGGAAGCAGTTTTAGGGTATTTATTTCACTGGGATTACCCCTTAAAGCCAAAGTTATGAAGTCAGGTGGTTTTCACTTGCAGCAAAGTTAAGTATATGTATTTATTAAATATATTCAGCGTGTCCCAAATGATCGCTTCTAATTGTGAGAAATTTTCTGTTGAATTCTATAATAACGTCTTGAAGCACGTACCCCTCGGCTATTATTATGATTATTGGCGCAAAAGAAACGACTCCTAGTATACGCCATCATTCTGTGGTCAGAATCAGGGCATTTCAATGCCACTTGACAATTGTGAGGCCAGTTTCTCGAGCTGCAGATGCAGTCGAAAGGAACTATTCATTCGATCCAAGGCAGCACTATTTTTAGATGATTTGGTTACTCGTTTCATAGAAAAGTGTATTCAATAGCAATGGCTGATCTTAAATATCGTGTCGGGAACCGTGGGGTCGCAGCAGAGCGCTAGAAGAAGAGGACCAGCGCGGCCTGCTTCTAGAACAGAACTGCCCGTGCCGTGCTTGAGCATCGAGCGCGCCGTGcccatctttattttttctcgtCATTCATAGCCGGCACCAAGGCGCCGGCTGAGAGTGCCAACCTTACCGCCCCCGCGTTACCGGGCGCTACAGTGAAAACGTTGTGAAGGGCAGTACCAACCTCTCTTTTCCCTCTCATGTAAACGCCATTGAGACCGTTGCCGCGTCCCAACACTGAACCACAGTAGTGCCATCTGGAGCTTCATGACACACTTGCAGTCTATGATTTTTTTCTTATTAAGAAATAGGATTGGACAACCAATATGAACACCATTTAAGAGCGACCGGAAAGTTTAGGTCGGGAAACCGTGCAAATATTGCCAAAGATATCCTCGCATTAGGTCCTTCTCCTTGATGTCCGAAACGTCACAAAACGAGTGATCTAAGCCTTGTGTACATCACTACGCCGCCCTATTGTACCAATTACCACGCGCAAAGAAGACAACGGTACAATTTGTGGTGCTTTATATAGCTTCGCAATAAACTATATTTCTGAGCTTACAAGACTGCTAATCGTGTCAAAAATGTTCAGGGATAAACACAGCAATGTACTTAGCGAATTTGTGTAACTTTGGAGAAACTGTATCATAATAGAGGTAACCCTCGCTGCTATTGCTTcattcgatgtttttttttatctccacTGTCCATTactcttcaaaaaaagaaacactgttaTTCGGCTTGAACTATCATAAATATCTGAAAATGAAAGTGAGAACCATGAGGATATATTGCGACCATATTTTCCGCCAAAACGCGCAGTGTCATAGAATCTATTTTACTCAAGCCACAGGAGAAACACTGTCGCCCTTGGGCATGTCTGAAAATGATTTTAAGCACAgtaagtcagtcagtcaagaacttcatcGAGGTCCTAAGGAGTTTgaagccgttagagatcccatgcggggaactcctcgggccgaaaccgtaggcgacgcccaagtcgggacgggaatgTGGTGACtttccgccagttcttgggccctctagatggccttgagctggagtttgaggtccgagcttttgagggcttcttcccattcgggctcactggagagagggccctttggtaacgcggtacattgccatagcatgtgcgagagtgagcaacagagttcttggcagtctgggcaatttgccgggatgtctgagttatagtgactcagtaagcctcgtgacggatacgagtccgtttgtagcattcgaaacacggccgcctgcgcgcgttcgagtttggagtaCGGGATCGAGTACTTCATTCTGCCTGTTCGTTAGTGTTAGGTGATTTCCTGATAAGTGAGAAGCgagtcattaaactgaatgtccagcccctcggaggccgtgggaccgtcgcggcgggcaaatTCTCGCACACGGTcatgggccgtttcattgaggtttggttttcgcgggtgaatgtctttccccatgtgagcggggaaccaggagaggcgtcgtttgctctcctttgagctcgctagtagtatgtgcgcaaagtgtttttttaatgcgaTGTCAACCACTCATGTGTGAACTTCCACACGAGCTGTTCGAAAATATTTAGATCCAACATATTCACTAAGTAGGGACCGCCGCCACGGAATACTCTTGAAAAGAATTGCACATATCCTATCATTCATCCACTAAGCTGCCGAAAGATATCTCAGAATACAGAATCTCTGATCCAATGCATTAGAGCATTGAATTATTGTTGACATATTACATGCTATGAGCACGAAAACCCAAATTAATATATTGGACGGGACTCTGAATATTCAGAAGATTCAGCTGTCGTAACATATTCCGTCGTGTGTGCTCACCGACCAGATATCAGAACAGAGGTGTTTTTGATGCAATACAGTAACGGCTAACGGCTCTTTTCGGTTGTTTGAAACAAAACGATGAGCGTGCCGCGGTAGCAGCGTCCAGTTTTTCATAATTAGGTTGTTTTCATTGATACGACATAAGTGTTGCGTTGTCTGCCGGTTTAACGCATACGTATTTAACTTGCTTTGTTCACTGAGTAATAAATCAGGGATAGTACCCATGCATAACATGCATGTTCCTCCTACTACAGACTAACAAGGTTAAGCCTGTCCTTTATGAAGCGCAGCGTCTTACTTAAGGCTCGATACCTCAGTAAAAGAAAGCTCTAGTGGCCGAAACGCTAACATGCCCATAGTGATTCCTCTTGCGACCCCCTGTTTGTCGAAACGCTACCACTAGCCTCGCATAGCTCTTTCGGTGTACATTTTTGTCGTTTAATGACACCTCCTTAGGTTACTTCATATGATGTTCTGAAATATGTCAGATGATTAGGTTTTTGGTCGTTCCTGTGAGTTTTTTAAATGCACGAAATAGGACCTTTGCAATATGACAATGGAAAAGTTCGTGACTGTAACCACAGGTGCAACCAAAGCCACCGACCAAGAATGAGCAGTCAAAACTGACGCCACAGCCAGGACTACAGTCGGACATTGAGCATAACGAGCCTTCGCTCTTGGAGACAGACGAAAAAGGAAATCCGGAGAACGAACATGGCATCGAGAAATCGACAAATGACGAACAAGTGTCGACGGTTGAAACGGCGCCCGCAAAATATTCTGAACCCATAATTCAGGAGGAGCAACTTTCATCGCAAGCACAGCAAAAAAATCAACCATCCTCTCCAGAGAAACCTGAAGTGGAACGTCCGGTAGAACCATTGCAACCGAAGCAATCACTCCCGCAGGATCAAGCGACGCAACAACCAAGTAAAGAAGCTCAGACACCGACTGAGTCGCCTCCCAAAGCGACAACAGATGCGCTCGAAGGCAATACAAGGACCGGACAAGCATTTCAGCTTAAGAATAAATCTGAAAGTGACCTCTTGTACAGTACACACGAGAATCCAGATACTACGACAGCATCATCACAACAATACTCCAACTCGAAGCCCCTGACTAAACAAGACGTCAATGATGAATTGGAAGATACAACGCAGTCACCTCAGTCAAATGAGCCAGGATCTCCTCCTGAAGCTCCTTACCCCATTGATACCACAACGAGTGAAGCACCTGACATTGTAACTGAACCAGTGACTGAGCCACCGTCCAACACCAAAGAGAAGTCTAAGGAGAAATCGAAACCGAAAGGCCTTCTCTCTGGCCTGCTAGGAGGGCTCCTCGGTTAGGCTGCTTTTTAGTGCCCCCTGTAACTTTTGCCAGGAAGAGCTTACTCAGAGCGAGAAACGATATATAGTATTTTATTTTTGGGAGTCTCCATCTCGTTCTTTAGAGTGCGTTGCTGTTGTAGCCCATGTATTGGCGAACATTGGAACACTATTCAAGGTCTCATAGAGGCAAATACGATAACTGCGCTATTTAGTGTGCCGATTCTAGTATTGCCATTGCGGGGTACTCCTTGATAACGACTTCGATTTAAAGAAATACTTCAGTATCCTCGCGATGCGAGCCGCAACTTTTCTAACATATGTTAAAACTAGATTTAGGAGACCTTTGCTATACAGAAAATATAATAGCCAGATGTATAGACTGAATTTCTGCATCATTACGGTTTATCTAAAGTCACGTCTTTGGCATTCACTGTGGGTGTGCTAGTCGACAAGAGATTTAGGTGCGGTTAAAATGTGTGTCTATAATTTCCCTGATATCGATTCAAGAGAAAGCCGGAGTGCAGCAGTGTAGATATTTGGGCGTGTTGGCGTAGAATTCTTGCAGTTTTTGTTGCAGCGCAAAGAGCCCAAGGACGTAGAAGTCTTCTGTCTTGTTCGCCTACGCTACAAGAAAAATCGGAGTACAGGCTCAAGTAGACAACACTAACGATCAGTGCCATTCAGCAACATAGTAGTAGCTGCAAACAATGCAGTGCATTTAGTAAACAATTTCTACATGtcgcagtcacacacacacatctcACCTATAGCAGCTTTATTTATTTCCTAATAATAACGAATGATTTCATGCTGTAACATTTGTGGATTGCATGCTGTAACATTTGTAGGTGCAAGTGTAGCATGTTGAGAACAACCCCTCAACATTACATTAATAAAATGTAGACAACAAGATTTTGACGACGTGAAACCATTAAACTAATACCAGTTCACCATTGAATACAGGGCGCTCGCTTCCAAACTAAAATATGGAAAGAATAATAAATATGCCACACTTTTTCATATTCTGAGATAGACATGGTAAAACATCTTTTAGCATTTAAAATCCGTTCAAAACACTTCACGGGCAGTCGCTGTAAACGAGAAAGGGAAAAATATGTATGTTTAAAACAACTTTGTCATACCACTCGAAAAACAAGAAACACCCTCAAACAGAAATTCAAGcgcaaacaaaatttcactttaacGATTTACAAATACGAACACTCGTATAGTCTATAGAAATATAAAAAGCACCAAATAATCAACAGATGGATGAAGCTCCATAATTGTCAATTGCCCGAAACTCTGTCACAGTCTCTCAGGGATGCTTTCGTATATCATAAGGCTGGTATATAGACGTTTCATTGCTGCTCTCAAAGCACGCCTGTATTATTTGTACCGAGGTCAACTTGTACAGAGGTGCTCTGCGTTTTTTCGCGAGTAACCAGATTCTGTCATTGACTTTTGCGCAGATACATTACGCAATTTTTCTGTGTAACACTCTCTGCATTTATTTACTGGACGAAGCTATCCCTTCTCCGCGCCTATATTAAGAA encodes:
- the LOC142591164 gene encoding uncharacterized protein LOC142591164 yields the protein MSGWAKNARILEGLQKLLPLPIPVLGIGGSSTSSSSASEDDESKGVLSNVLDVVTDPLSILKPHTDSDSDKPTGLVSSVLDAVANPLDILTDPLSILKPQGDSDSDKPTGLVSSVLDAVTNPLDMLTDPLSILKPQGGSDSDKPAGLVSSVLDAVTNPLDMLTDPLSILKPQGGSDSDKPAGLVSSVLDAVTNPLQGLGSQEDDSSADKPKGLVSSVLDVVTNPLSALDIQHHEDSAGDNEKPKGLISTALDALTPSNQQDDDSNDSEKPKGLISGMLDAITSPVLDLGSQTKDDSGSPEDSDKPQGLLSSVLGIGSKHDDDSKSQDTPESTSKDKQPHGLLSNVFGIVGR